The following proteins are encoded in a genomic region of Thermococcus henrietii:
- the rnhB gene encoding ribonuclease HII yields the protein MGRKIAGIDEAGRGPVIGPMVITAIVVDEENLSELEELGVKDSKKLTPKRREKLFDEILSLADDYAVLILSPEEISSREGTLNEFEVENFAKALNSLKVKPDVIYADAADVDEERFGRELKERLGFEAEIVAKHRADALFPVVSAASIVAKVTRDREIEGLKEKYGEIGSGYPSDPRTRAFLEEYYREHGTFPPIVRTGWKTLRKIEEKLRAEMETKKSKKGQLSLEDFLEG from the coding sequence GTGGGACGGAAGATAGCGGGCATCGACGAGGCCGGCAGGGGGCCGGTGATAGGTCCGATGGTCATCACGGCCATAGTCGTTGACGAGGAGAACCTATCGGAGCTTGAGGAGCTCGGAGTTAAAGACTCAAAAAAATTAACGCCGAAGAGGCGCGAGAAACTGTTTGACGAGATTCTAAGCCTCGCTGATGATTACGCCGTTCTAATCCTCTCGCCGGAGGAGATAAGCTCCCGCGAGGGAACGCTCAACGAGTTCGAGGTCGAGAACTTCGCGAAAGCGTTGAACTCCCTGAAGGTGAAGCCCGACGTGATTTACGCCGATGCCGCCGACGTCGACGAGGAGCGCTTTGGGAGGGAGTTAAAGGAAAGGCTGGGCTTTGAGGCCGAGATTGTAGCGAAGCACCGAGCCGACGCGCTCTTTCCGGTTGTTTCCGCCGCTTCAATCGTCGCAAAAGTAACCCGCGACAGGGAAATCGAGGGGCTGAAAGAAAAATACGGCGAAATCGGGAGCGGCTATCCGAGCGACCCGAGAACTAGGGCTTTCCTTGAGGAGTACTACCGGGAGCACGGAACGTTTCCTCCGATTGTGAGAACCGGCTGGAAGACGCTGAGGAAAATAGAGGAAAAGCTCAGGGCGGAGATGGAAACCAAAAAGTCAAAGAAAGGCCAGCTCAGTCTCGAAGATTTTCTGGAGGGGTAG
- the eif1A gene encoding translation initiation factor eIF-1A — protein sequence MAYRKGRGGKKKNRQVEGDEVIRVPLPDRSQGQLFGVIEQALGAGWMDVRCEDGKIRRCRIPGKLRRRMWMRVGDVVIVQPWPVQTDERGDIVYRYTRTQVDWLLRKGKISQDFLSGAEMLF from the coding sequence ATGGCGTACAGGAAAGGTAGGGGCGGTAAAAAGAAGAACAGGCAGGTGGAGGGTGACGAGGTTATCCGCGTTCCACTCCCGGACAGGAGCCAGGGACAGCTCTTCGGTGTAATAGAGCAGGCCCTCGGTGCCGGATGGATGGACGTCCGCTGTGAAGATGGCAAGATAAGGAGATGCAGGATTCCGGGCAAGCTCAGAAGGAGAATGTGGATGCGCGTTGGCGACGTCGTCATCGTCCAGCCCTGGCCGGTTCAGACCGACGAGCGCGGGGACATCGTCTACCGCTACACGAGGACCCAGGTTGACTGGCTCCTCAGGAAGGGCAAGATAAGCCAGGACTTCCTCTCCGGTGCGGAGATGTTGTTCTGA
- a CDS encoding metal ABC transporter ATP-binding protein has product MTAVEAENLTILYEGKPALSDVTFRLDEGKTLLLLGPNGAGKTTLLKTIACFHREYRGKLLVFGRNPCDARHLIGYVPQSSSLNERVPITALEVVAMGGLYRRGFVHFKIPEEVLRKAEEVLTFVGLGHVKDRLFRELSGGQKQRVLLARALMSDPKLLLLDEPLSALDPSARAEVTNVLSKIKSEKNVTMIITTHDINPLLEIGDLVMLINKRLIAFGRPEEVLTDGVIKSVYGPLAKVIPVGGKLYCITGDFHLHRDRGGGL; this is encoded by the coding sequence ATGACCGCGGTGGAGGCCGAGAACCTTACGATACTCTACGAGGGCAAACCGGCTTTGAGCGACGTGACGTTCAGGTTAGATGAAGGTAAAACCCTGCTCCTCCTCGGCCCCAACGGCGCGGGAAAAACGACGCTCCTCAAGACGATAGCCTGCTTCCACCGCGAGTACAGGGGAAAGCTCCTCGTCTTCGGAAGGAACCCCTGTGACGCGAGGCACCTGATAGGCTACGTCCCCCAGAGCAGTTCCCTCAACGAGCGCGTTCCGATTACGGCCTTAGAGGTCGTCGCGATGGGCGGGCTCTACAGGAGGGGCTTCGTTCACTTCAAGATTCCCGAGGAGGTTCTGAGGAAGGCCGAGGAGGTTCTAACCTTTGTCGGCCTCGGCCACGTTAAGGACAGGCTCTTCCGCGAGCTTTCTGGCGGTCAGAAGCAGAGGGTTCTGCTCGCGAGGGCTTTAATGAGCGACCCCAAGCTTCTCCTCCTCGACGAGCCCCTCTCGGCATTGGACCCGAGCGCGAGGGCCGAGGTAACGAACGTCCTCAGCAAGATAAAATCCGAGAAGAACGTCACGATGATAATAACGACCCACGACATAAACCCTCTCCTGGAGATAGGCGACCTCGTGATGCTGATTAACAAGAGGCTGATAGCCTTTGGAAGGCCTGAGGAGGTCCTCACCGACGGCGTCATCAAGTCCGTCTACGGCCCGCTGGCAAAGGTAATCCCTGTCGGCGGAAAGCTCTACTGCATAACCGGCGACTTCCACCTCCACAGGGACAGGGGTGGTGGGTTGTGA
- a CDS encoding PCNA-inhibitor gives MNRRLDEFLGSARSKTKTEEKPKKKKKRLKSMSLEAFLPEEHVNYFKQLRIGSKKIRNARIEEL, from the coding sequence ATGAACAGGAGGCTCGACGAGTTCCTTGGCTCCGCCAGGTCGAAAACGAAAACCGAAGAGAAGCCGAAAAAGAAAAAGAAGCGCCTTAAATCAATGAGCCTTGAGGCTTTTCTGCCCGAGGAGCACGTCAACTACTTCAAACAACTCAGGATAGGCTCGAAGAAGATTAGAAACGCGAGGATAGAAGAGCTATAG
- the glmS gene encoding glutamine--fructose-6-phosphate transaminase (isomerizing): MCGIIGYIGERRACEVIVKGLKRLEYRGYDSVGVVTEENGKLYIKKGVGSVDDVVERLNLLDMPGKRGVGHTRWATHGVPNDINAHPQKDCTGKIALVHNGIIENFAELKKELVEKGHTFESDTDTEVIAHLIEEELKSSENFEEALRKALLKLKGSFALGIVYTEEPDRLYFVRNESPLVLGIGEGEMFAASDVPAFLEYTNRVVFLDDMEYAVVTKDSWVVKRLETGREVKKEVKTIDWTLEMAEKAGFPHFMLKEIFEQPRVLRDAIHGNAKVIRDVTREISDYEKIFIVAMGTSYHAALTAKYLFQRLAKKVPIVEDASEFRYEFEDVIDENSLVIAITQSGETADTLAAMKLAKRKGAKVLAIVNVVGSMATRIADLTLYTHAGPEIGVAATKTYTTQLAVLTMLAIELARTLGTADGEYLEKLEDSLRKVPDLVEGILNLSEPLRELAEELKDKPNFFYIGRGIGVPTALEGALKLKEISYIHAEGLSAGELKHGPLALIEDGVPVVAIAPKGRTFDKMLGNIEEAKARGAHVIALGSSERLGEVSDTFIRMPDLDEILTPIPYIVPLQLLAYHLAVLRGNDPDKPRNLAKSVTVE, encoded by the coding sequence ATGTGCGGAATCATCGGCTACATCGGCGAGCGACGGGCCTGCGAGGTAATCGTCAAGGGGCTCAAGAGGCTCGAATACCGCGGTTACGATTCGGTTGGAGTTGTAACGGAGGAAAACGGGAAGCTGTACATCAAGAAGGGCGTCGGAAGCGTTGATGATGTCGTTGAAAGGCTCAACCTACTCGACATGCCCGGGAAGCGTGGCGTTGGCCACACCCGCTGGGCGACCCACGGGGTTCCGAACGATATTAACGCTCACCCCCAGAAGGACTGCACCGGGAAGATAGCCCTCGTTCACAACGGCATAATCGAGAACTTCGCAGAGCTGAAGAAGGAGCTGGTCGAGAAAGGTCACACATTTGAGAGCGACACCGACACTGAAGTCATCGCCCACCTCATAGAGGAGGAGCTGAAATCGAGCGAGAACTTTGAGGAAGCCCTCCGAAAGGCCCTCCTTAAGCTTAAGGGTTCGTTTGCCCTCGGAATCGTCTACACGGAGGAACCGGACAGACTCTACTTCGTCAGGAACGAGAGCCCCCTCGTGCTCGGAATCGGTGAGGGAGAGATGTTCGCGGCGAGCGACGTCCCGGCCTTCCTCGAGTACACCAACAGGGTTGTCTTCCTCGACGACATGGAGTACGCGGTCGTTACGAAGGATTCCTGGGTTGTAAAGAGGCTCGAAACCGGTAGGGAAGTCAAGAAGGAGGTCAAGACGATAGACTGGACGCTCGAGATGGCCGAGAAGGCCGGTTTTCCACACTTCATGCTCAAGGAGATATTCGAACAGCCGAGGGTTCTGAGGGACGCAATCCACGGGAACGCGAAGGTAATCCGCGACGTTACGAGGGAGATATCTGACTACGAGAAAATCTTCATCGTAGCGATGGGGACCTCCTACCACGCGGCCCTCACCGCCAAGTACCTCTTCCAGAGGCTCGCGAAGAAGGTTCCGATAGTCGAAGATGCGAGCGAGTTCCGCTATGAGTTCGAGGACGTAATCGACGAGAACTCCCTCGTCATAGCGATAACCCAGAGCGGTGAGACTGCCGACACACTCGCGGCGATGAAGCTCGCGAAGAGGAAGGGGGCGAAAGTTCTGGCCATAGTCAACGTGGTCGGCAGTATGGCGACGAGAATAGCCGATTTAACGCTCTACACCCACGCAGGGCCGGAAATAGGCGTCGCGGCGACGAAGACCTACACGACACAGCTCGCGGTTCTCACGATGCTCGCCATCGAACTGGCCAGAACCCTCGGAACGGCCGATGGAGAGTACCTTGAAAAGCTTGAGGATTCCCTCAGAAAGGTTCCTGACCTTGTTGAAGGCATTCTAAACCTCAGCGAACCGCTCAGGGAGCTGGCAGAGGAGCTGAAAGACAAGCCGAACTTCTTCTACATAGGCAGGGGCATAGGCGTTCCGACGGCCCTTGAAGGTGCCCTAAAGCTCAAAGAGATAAGCTACATCCACGCCGAGGGACTGAGCGCCGGCGAGCTCAAGCACGGCCCTTTGGCCCTAATTGAAGACGGCGTTCCGGTCGTTGCGATAGCGCCGAAAGGGAGGACATTCGACAAGATGCTGGGCAACATCGAGGAGGCGAAGGCGAGGGGCGCCCACGTCATAGCCCTTGGCTCCTCTGAGAGGCTGGGGGAGGTCTCGGACACTTTCATAAGGATGCCAGACCTTGATGAAATCCTGACCCCGATTCCCTACATCGTCCCGCTCCAGCTCTTGGCTTATCACCTTGCCGTGCTGAGGGGCAACGACCCCGACAAGCCGAGGAACCTCGCCAAATCCGTTACGGTTGAATGA
- a CDS encoding metal ABC transporter permease — protein MIPEFILRAILASIMVSVLLGLLSPLINTKGLAFLTHALFHALLLGAVLGMILALLFNNYALVTLVALIVTIAIVLIIAQLEKLGFTPDSAVGIVASFVAGLTVLGFGILYKVMASRPYFPLTENIVSYLTGDIFLITLNNLTVLILGGALIFFVLLFLYRDFLYLSFDPEGLESYGGNARAYLMILYVLVGAIGALIVQTVGLITLQVVAVLPGAIALMVSSDLRKVLAVSLLLTLAVQLSSVVLAYFTAIPPSGIATIMLGVIYGALLFRR, from the coding sequence GTGATTCCGGAGTTCATACTGAGGGCAATCCTCGCGAGCATAATGGTCAGCGTCCTCCTCGGCCTGCTGAGTCCGCTGATAAACACCAAGGGCCTGGCTTTCCTCACGCACGCGCTCTTTCACGCCCTCCTCCTTGGAGCCGTCCTCGGAATGATTCTCGCGCTCCTCTTCAACAACTACGCCCTCGTAACCCTCGTCGCGCTCATAGTGACGATTGCAATCGTCCTAATCATAGCCCAGCTCGAAAAGCTCGGCTTCACCCCCGATTCGGCCGTAGGAATAGTGGCGAGCTTCGTTGCGGGCCTAACGGTTCTCGGCTTTGGAATCCTCTACAAGGTCATGGCGAGCAGGCCCTACTTCCCGCTTACCGAGAACATCGTGTCCTACCTGACCGGTGACATATTCCTCATAACCCTCAACAACCTGACGGTTCTAATCCTCGGCGGTGCGCTCATCTTCTTCGTCCTCCTCTTCCTCTACCGCGACTTCCTCTACCTCAGCTTCGACCCGGAGGGGCTTGAGAGCTACGGCGGGAACGCGAGGGCCTACCTCATGATTCTCTACGTCCTCGTGGGGGCGATTGGAGCTTTAATCGTCCAGACTGTCGGCCTGATAACCCTCCAGGTCGTTGCCGTTCTACCCGGGGCGATAGCGCTCATGGTGAGCTCGGATTTGAGGAAGGTCCTCGCGGTTAGCCTGCTTTTAACCCTCGCCGTCCAGCTCTCATCGGTTGTTCTGGCCTACTTCACTGCAATCCCGCCGAGCGGTATAGCGACCATAATGCTGGGCGTAATCTACGGCGCGCTCCTATTCCGGAGGTGA
- a CDS encoding dolichyl-phosphate-mannose--protein mannosyltransferase: MDWKRVAFVLIVALTMAGTVWFDYHFASQRSLNTYIGDEVWYVPASRNVLHLLGINVTYEHNGTYGVNVIFTNDSDKFKYLGAADSVASFAGVRFRLEYYNFPGVYYEIPKSNYTAFLKRLSEELPPGTYYIVPGYRYPDKENIQNYLNTEHPFLAKDLIMLSMALLGDKPIYWRLPGIIEFALIELLVVLATYRISRSYLASLIALAFVVADPTLQATSVAAMLDIHTAFFVAVFVLALAYESELGSSVAIGLAAAAKLDGAFGWPVLLWRALKREKSFVRFFSIVVVIPGIVFLLPELTIIKAIGFVPWLKQFLASFRWHLSYKGPNPNTSPFWQWFVNYRAFPFHFNPNVFASTDPVLLLGMVVLIFAMPWLYRRKRGILAPFMVFWSTIGFFALQYALGGKTQFSFYATSLVPSAAVVMGVALNELLRWEAFRSSLAFYREKLKGFKDRAFQKLGPEKATPPENLRD, encoded by the coding sequence ATGGACTGGAAGCGGGTTGCCTTCGTTCTAATCGTTGCCCTCACGATGGCCGGGACGGTCTGGTTCGACTATCACTTCGCTTCTCAGAGAAGTCTGAACACCTACATCGGCGACGAGGTCTGGTACGTGCCCGCGAGCAGGAACGTCCTCCACCTCCTCGGAATCAACGTCACCTACGAGCACAACGGCACCTACGGTGTCAACGTGATATTCACCAACGACAGCGACAAGTTCAAGTACCTTGGGGCCGCCGATTCCGTTGCGAGCTTCGCCGGCGTCCGCTTCAGGCTCGAATACTACAACTTCCCAGGAGTCTACTACGAGATTCCCAAGTCCAACTACACCGCTTTTCTGAAAAGGCTCTCTGAGGAGCTCCCCCCCGGGACGTACTACATCGTCCCCGGTTACAGGTATCCGGACAAGGAGAACATCCAGAACTACCTCAACACAGAGCACCCGTTCCTTGCGAAGGACCTTATAATGCTGAGCATGGCACTCCTCGGGGACAAGCCGATTTACTGGCGCCTTCCGGGTATAATCGAGTTTGCGCTCATAGAGCTCCTCGTCGTTCTGGCAACTTACCGGATAAGCAGAAGCTACCTCGCGTCGCTCATAGCGCTCGCCTTCGTGGTTGCCGACCCTACGCTCCAGGCAACTTCGGTTGCGGCCATGCTCGACATTCACACCGCGTTTTTCGTTGCCGTATTCGTTCTTGCGCTGGCCTACGAGAGCGAGCTCGGTTCCTCGGTGGCGATAGGCCTCGCCGCGGCGGCCAAGCTCGACGGCGCCTTCGGCTGGCCCGTCCTCTTGTGGAGGGCGCTCAAGCGGGAGAAATCCTTTGTGAGGTTTTTCTCAATAGTCGTGGTAATCCCGGGCATCGTTTTCCTTCTCCCGGAGCTCACGATAATAAAGGCCATAGGCTTTGTCCCCTGGCTGAAGCAGTTCCTCGCGAGCTTCCGGTGGCATCTGAGCTACAAGGGGCCGAACCCGAACACCTCGCCCTTCTGGCAGTGGTTCGTCAATTACCGGGCCTTTCCGTTCCACTTCAACCCCAACGTCTTCGCGAGCACCGACCCGGTTCTTCTGCTCGGCATGGTAGTTCTAATCTTCGCGATGCCCTGGCTCTACAGGAGGAAACGGGGAATCCTCGCGCCCTTCATGGTCTTCTGGAGCACGATAGGCTTCTTTGCCCTCCAGTACGCTCTCGGCGGAAAGACGCAGTTCAGCTTCTACGCTACCTCCCTGGTCCCATCGGCGGCCGTTGTCATGGGCGTCGCGCTGAACGAGCTCCTCAGGTGGGAGGCCTTCAGAAGCTCCTTGGCCTTCTATCGGGAGAAGCTGAAGGGATTCAAGGACCGGGCCTTCCAAAAGCTCGGCCCTGAGAAAGCTACCCCTCCAGAAAATCTTCGAGACTGA
- a CDS encoding serine protein kinase RIO: MREEALEREVEEILGLRDRREKDSELYKIANEVFDRTTKETLAYLHRRGKIEELYGVISTGKEANVFAGVDSEGNRIAVKIYRTYTTEFRRIWEYLAADPRIGYLPKDMRKLVFQWTRREFKNLQRAIKYAVRVPEPVIFRNNVLVMEFIGDKMPAPRLKDVERELERSDFEELYSYLIGVIERLWKRGDMVHGDLSEYNVLLWDGPVVIDWSQATVRRNRMSVELLKRDLRNVTNYFARKGVEVEDYEVKLRELIER, encoded by the coding sequence ATGCGCGAGGAAGCCCTTGAAAGGGAAGTCGAGGAGATACTCGGCCTCAGGGATAGGCGGGAGAAGGACAGCGAGCTCTACAAGATAGCCAACGAGGTCTTTGACAGGACGACCAAGGAGACTCTCGCCTACCTCCACCGTCGCGGTAAAATCGAGGAGCTCTACGGCGTAATAAGTACTGGCAAGGAAGCAAACGTCTTCGCAGGAGTCGATTCAGAGGGCAACAGGATAGCGGTGAAGATTTACAGGACGTACACCACCGAGTTCCGCAGGATATGGGAGTACCTCGCGGCTGACCCGAGAATCGGCTACCTGCCGAAGGACATGCGGAAGCTCGTCTTCCAGTGGACCCGGAGGGAGTTTAAGAACCTCCAGAGGGCGATAAAGTACGCCGTCCGCGTTCCCGAGCCGGTAATCTTCCGCAACAACGTCCTGGTAATGGAGTTCATCGGCGACAAGATGCCAGCTCCAAGGCTGAAGGACGTTGAGAGGGAGCTTGAGAGGAGCGACTTTGAGGAGCTCTACAGCTATTTAATCGGCGTCATCGAGAGGCTCTGGAAGCGCGGTGACATGGTTCACGGCGATTTGAGCGAGTACAACGTCCTGCTCTGGGACGGGCCCGTTGTAATAGACTGGTCGCAGGCCACCGTCAGGAGGAACCGCATGAGCGTCGAGCTTTTAAAGCGCGACCTGAGGAACGTTACCAACTACTTCGCGAGGAAGGGTGTTGAGGTTGAGGATTACGAGGTGAAGCTCCGCGAGCTGATTGAGAGGTGA
- a CDS encoding methyltransferase domain-containing protein, translating into MLEGITEEKVREAMELIKRGFDEKKLRTRLGKDWELIAEIARARIRAKDKFSRDDLWMDLEGLRYATHEVVAKYRAERLKELGVRSIADVSCGIGIQLIFYAMKVEKAYGIDIDPLKIEFARRNAERYGVDNIEFINADSLTPETIERVDAEVIFSDPARPPEMPERRLEDLLPSPLAIHEAYKAKTDAFIFDLPPQMRRERVPWKGEFEYIDLHGHLNRLTFYTEPLARAERSAVILPAGVRLESDPNLENIVEWTEKPGQYLYEIPQAVDYADLLNELFHVLRGNAKMLLREKRRVLATGDEPIKSPYLKRTYSVVAVLPFHPVRINDLLKREGFGRATLKMSVPQEEYWRIRRKIEAGLKGDRRAFVFKVGEKAVVAEAL; encoded by the coding sequence ATGCTCGAAGGAATCACAGAGGAAAAAGTCAGGGAGGCAATGGAGCTCATAAAGCGCGGTTTCGACGAGAAGAAGCTCCGCACGAGGCTCGGAAAGGACTGGGAGCTGATAGCTGAGATAGCGAGGGCAAGGATTAGGGCTAAAGACAAGTTTTCGCGCGACGACCTGTGGATGGACCTTGAAGGCCTTCGCTACGCCACCCACGAGGTTGTGGCGAAGTACCGCGCCGAGCGCCTGAAAGAGCTCGGGGTCAGGAGCATCGCCGACGTCTCCTGCGGAATCGGAATCCAGCTCATCTTCTATGCGATGAAGGTCGAGAAAGCCTATGGAATCGATATAGACCCTCTCAAGATAGAGTTCGCCCGGAGGAACGCCGAGCGCTACGGCGTGGATAACATCGAATTCATAAACGCCGATTCACTCACGCCCGAAACTATCGAGAGAGTCGATGCGGAGGTAATCTTCTCGGACCCGGCCAGACCGCCGGAGATGCCCGAGAGAAGGCTTGAAGACCTGCTCCCAAGCCCGCTGGCAATCCACGAGGCCTACAAAGCTAAGACTGACGCCTTCATATTCGATTTGCCCCCCCAGATGAGGCGCGAGAGGGTTCCTTGGAAGGGCGAGTTCGAGTACATCGATTTACACGGCCACCTGAACAGGCTGACCTTCTACACCGAACCGCTCGCCAGAGCGGAGAGGAGCGCCGTAATCCTTCCGGCGGGAGTCAGACTCGAGAGCGACCCAAACCTTGAGAACATCGTCGAGTGGACTGAAAAGCCCGGTCAGTACCTCTACGAGATTCCACAGGCTGTGGACTACGCTGATTTGCTCAACGAGCTGTTCCACGTTCTCAGAGGGAACGCGAAGATGCTTCTCCGCGAGAAGAGGCGCGTTCTGGCTACGGGCGACGAGCCGATTAAGAGTCCCTACCTCAAGAGGACCTACTCAGTCGTTGCCGTCCTGCCCTTCCATCCGGTCAGGATTAACGACCTCCTGAAGAGGGAGGGCTTCGGAAGGGCGACGCTGAAGATGAGCGTCCCGCAGGAGGAGTACTGGAGGATAAGGCGGAAGATAGAGGCCGGGCTGAAGGGCGATAGGAGGGCTTTCGTCTTCAAGGTCGGGGAGAAAGCGGTTGTAGCAGAGGCGCTATAG